A stretch of Apis cerana isolate GH-2021 linkage group LG1, AcerK_1.0, whole genome shotgun sequence DNA encodes these proteins:
- the LOC108003523 gene encoding homeobox protein SIX6, whose protein sequence is MPDSSDQLSSPNSECNSQIGVMHRNTSTGQFDDSSMPGLALTHQTHSQNLTSASNGGGSLQYPQELTTCSSANTSTNIGNIGGLSLGITASNYTPDQISCMCKALSQRQDIEKLTRLLWSLPPGELFRRDENVLIARATVAFHRGAYHELYSILESHPFSSDRHPELQQMWYKSHYREAEKIRGRPLGPVDKYRLRKKYPLPKTIWDGEEVVYCFKERSRNALKQCYMRTKYPLSEEKKNLAKETGLTLTQVANWFKNRRQRDRTPQTRTDMLPLNCQNNASNVITGSVTNGESIQSLQSIDSNGTNLAMSPLSTMSMSPVAVNPCSPMGMSPMASRHPRYATPVAPSSVHTTHPHSGSLSPMNDVKALCYGRGVCETGKDTDQTSVYYSTHSSMHHQYYQQTHHQMMSTAHHYQHHQQSMPTGYEIALPPPQHST, encoded by the exons ATGCCCGATAGTTCGGATCAACTGTCGTCGCCGAACAGCGAATGCAACAGCCAGATAGGTGTTATGCACCGAAACACGTCCACCGGACAATTTGACGATTCGTCGATGCCCGGACTCGCGTTGACGCATCAGACGCATTCGCAAAATCTAACGTCCGCCTCGAACGGTGGTGGTAGTCTTCAGTATCCTCAAGAGTTGACCACTTGTAGTTCCGCGAATACGTCCACCAATATAGGAAACATCGGTGGACTTTCTCTGGGAATTACGGCCAGTAACTATACACCGGACCAGATATCTTGTATGTGCAAGGCGTTATCGCAGAGGCAGGATATTGAGAAGCTCACGAG GCTCCTATGGTCGTTGCCGCCTGGCGAGTTGTTCCGCCGCGACGAGAACGTGCTGATAGCAAGAGCCACGGTGGCTTTTCATCGGGGCGCTTACCACGAGCTCTACTCGATCTTGGAGAGCCATCCGTTCTCTTCGGATCGGCACCCGGAACTGCAGCAGATGTGGTACAAGTCGCATTATCGCGAGGCGGAAAAGATCCGCGGACGTCCACTTGGCCCGGTTGACAAATATCGGCTGAGGAAGAAGTATCCATTGCCAAAGACGATCTGGGACGGCGAGGAGGTGGTGTACTGCTTCAAGGAACGTTCGAGAAACGCGTTGAAACAATGCTACATGAGGACCAAGTATCCGCTCTccgaagagaagaagaatttggCGAAGGAGACCGGCCTGACCTTGACCCAGGTGGCTAACTGGTTCAAAAATCGACGGCAGAGGGATCGCACGCCGCAAACGAGAAC AGACATGCTACCGTTAAACTGCCAGAATAATGCGAGCAACGTGATCACCGGCTCGGTTACCAACGGAGAGAGCATTCAATCTTTGCAGAGCATCGATTCCAACGGCACGAATCTCGCAATGTCACCGCTCTCGACGATGAGCATGTCACCGGTTGCCGTGAATCCGTGCAGCCCGATGGGTATGAGTCCGATGGCTTCTCGTCATCCAAGATACGCGACACCCGTAGCCCCATCCTCCGTGCACACCACGCATCCCCACAGCGGCAGTCTTAGCCCTATGAACGATGTTAAAGCTTTGTGCTACGGGCGCGGGGTTTGCGAGACCG GTAAAGACACGGATCAAACTTCCGTCTATTATTCCACTCATTCGAGCATGCATCATCAGTATTACCAACAAACGCATCATCAGATGATGTCCACTGCTCATCATTATCAACATCATCAACAGAGTATGCCTACCGGATATGAAATTGCGCTTCCGCCTCCTCAACACTCGACGTGA